A window from Mycobacterium saskatchewanense encodes these proteins:
- a CDS encoding sulfurtransferase, with protein sequence MPLPPDPDPSLSEYAHPERLVTADWLSANMGAPGLAIVESDEDVLLYDIGHIPGAVKIDWHTDLNDPRVRDYIDGEQFADLMNRKGISRDDTVVIYGDKSNWWAAYALWVFTLFGHPDVRLLNGGRDLWLSQGRETTLDVPTKTSTGYPVVARNDEPIRAFKDDVLAILGSQPLIDVRSPDEYTGKRTHMPEYPEEGVLRGGHIPTARSIPWSKAVDDSGRFRSRSELEELYDFIDPDDKTVVYCRIGERSSHTWFVLTHLLGKPGVRNYDGSWTEWGNTVRVPIVGGEEPGAVPAR encoded by the coding sequence GTGCCTTTACCCCCCGATCCCGACCCCTCGCTGTCGGAATACGCCCACCCCGAACGACTGGTCACCGCCGACTGGCTGTCGGCCAACATGGGTGCGCCCGGTCTCGCGATCGTCGAATCCGACGAGGACGTCCTGCTCTACGACATCGGCCACATCCCGGGCGCGGTGAAGATCGACTGGCACACCGACCTCAACGACCCGCGGGTCCGCGACTACATCGACGGCGAGCAGTTCGCCGACCTGATGAACCGCAAGGGCATCTCCCGCGACGACACCGTGGTGATCTACGGCGACAAGAGCAACTGGTGGGCTGCCTACGCGCTGTGGGTCTTCACGCTGTTCGGACATCCCGATGTCCGCCTACTCAACGGCGGGCGCGACCTCTGGCTGAGCCAGGGCCGGGAGACCACCCTCGACGTCCCGACCAAGACGAGCACCGGATATCCCGTGGTGGCGCGCAACGACGAGCCCATCCGGGCGTTCAAGGACGATGTGCTGGCCATCCTGGGCAGCCAGCCCCTGATCGACGTCCGCTCGCCCGACGAGTACACCGGCAAGCGCACCCACATGCCGGAATACCCCGAGGAGGGCGTGCTGCGCGGCGGCCACATCCCCACCGCCCGGTCGATCCCGTGGAGCAAGGCGGTCGACGATTCGGGGCGGTTCCGCAGCCGGTCGGAACTCGAGGAGCTCTACGACTTCATCGACCCGGACGACAAGACCGTCGTGTATTGCCGCATCGGCGAGCGGTCCAGCCACACCTGGTTCGTGCTGACGCACCTGCTGGGCAAGCCTGGGGTGCGCAACTACGACGGGTCTTGGACCGAGTGGGGCAACACCGTGCGCGTCCCGATCGTCGGCGGTGAGGAGCCGGGGGCCGTCCCCGCCCGATGA
- a CDS encoding TetR/AcrR family transcriptional regulator: MPTARRRLSPEDRRAELLALGAEVFGKRPYDEVRIDEIAERAGVSRALMYHYFPDKRAFFAAVVKDEADRLYAATNNPVPEGMTMFEEIRTGVLAYMAYHQQNPEAAWAAYVGLGRSDPVLLGIDDEAKNRQLEHIMSRIEDLVRTVPGRELTPTVERDLRVIIYGWLAFTFEICRQRIMDPTTDADRLADACAHALLDAIARVPDIPPELAHAMATARL; this comes from the coding sequence ATGCCAACAGCCAGGAGGCGGTTATCCCCCGAGGATCGACGCGCTGAGCTGCTCGCTCTGGGGGCGGAAGTATTCGGGAAACGGCCCTACGACGAAGTCCGTATCGACGAGATCGCCGAACGCGCCGGGGTGTCCCGCGCGCTGATGTACCACTATTTCCCCGACAAGCGGGCGTTCTTCGCCGCGGTGGTCAAGGACGAGGCGGATCGCCTCTACGCGGCCACCAACAACCCGGTTCCCGAGGGCATGACGATGTTCGAGGAGATCCGGACCGGCGTGCTCGCCTACATGGCGTATCACCAGCAGAACCCCGAGGCCGCGTGGGCCGCCTACGTCGGCCTCGGCCGGTCCGACCCGGTCCTGCTCGGCATCGACGACGAGGCCAAGAACCGCCAGCTCGAACACATCATGTCGCGCATCGAGGACCTGGTGCGCACGGTGCCCGGGCGGGAACTCACGCCAACGGTCGAGCGGGACCTGCGGGTCATCATCTACGGCTGGCTGGCGTTCACCTTCGAGATCTGCCGCCAGCGGATCATGGATCCGACGACTGACGCCGACCGCCTGGCCGACGCGTGCGCGCACGCGCTGCTGGACGCCATCGCCCGGGTGCCGGACATTCCGCCGGAGTTGGCCCACGCGATGGCCACGGCGCGACTCTAG
- a CDS encoding SufE family protein, whose product MSMPAPLAEVVSDFAEVEGQDKLTLLLEFANELPALPPDLAEAAMEPVPECQTPLFLHVDASDPDRVRLYFSAPAEAPTTRGFASILAAGLDEQPAADILAVPEDFYTELGLAALISPLRLRGMSAMLARIKRHLRATAE is encoded by the coding sequence ATGAGCATGCCCGCGCCGCTGGCCGAGGTGGTCTCCGACTTCGCCGAAGTCGAGGGCCAGGACAAGCTGACGCTGCTGCTGGAGTTCGCCAACGAGCTTCCGGCCCTGCCCCCCGACCTGGCCGAGGCGGCCATGGAGCCGGTGCCCGAATGCCAGACGCCGCTCTTCCTGCACGTCGACGCCAGCGACCCGGACCGCGTGCGGCTGTACTTCAGCGCGCCCGCCGAGGCGCCCACCACCCGCGGCTTCGCGTCCATCCTGGCCGCCGGCCTCGACGAGCAACCGGCCGCCGACATCCTCGCGGTGCCCGAGGATTTCTACACCGAGCTGGGCCTGGCCGCTCTGATCAGCCCACTGCGGCTGCGCGGCATGTCGGCCATGCTGGCCCGCATCAAACGGCACCTGCGGGCTACCGCCGAGTAA
- a CDS encoding ATP-dependent helicase, with translation MSAHSDPAPTDPLGRFSAVTREWFASTFTQPTTAQAQAWKAIADGDNTLVIAPTGSGKTLAAFLWALDSLAAAPDRPAGTRVLYVSPLKALAVDVERNLRTPLAGLTRIAEHRGVRPPAISVGVRSGDTPPAERRQLIARPPDVLITTPESLFLMLTSAARETLAGVQTVIVDEIHAIAGGKRGAHLALSLERLDELRHTMAQARPAQRIGLSATVRPPEELARFLSGQQPTTIVAPASAKTVDLSVQVPVPDMANLADNSIWPDVEARLVDLIEAHNSTIVFANSRRLAERLTARLNEIHAERNGLGPGAEPTNPKVAGGAPAHIMGSGQTYGAEPILARAHHGSVSKEQRALVEDDLKRGLLKAVVATSSLELGIDMGAVDLVIQVEAPPSVASGLQRIGRAGHQVGEVSRGILFPKHRTDLIGCAVTVQRMLAGQIETMRVPANPLDILAQHTVAAAALEPLDADRWFDTVRRSAPFATLPRSVYEATLDLLSGKYPSTDFAELRPRLVYDRDTGTLTARPGAQRLAVTSGGAIPDRGMFTVYLATDSEKPSRVGELDEEMVYESRPGDVISLGATSWRITEITHDRVLVIPAPGQPARLPFWRGDDAGRPAELGAALGAFTGELAGLGRDAFDRRCAELGFDAYATDNLWRLLDEQRTAAGVVPTDTTLLVERFRDELGDWRVILHSPYGLRVHGPLALAVGRRLRERYGIDEKPTASDDGIVVRLPDTFSDAGTDAPPGAELFVFDADEMDPLVTAEVGGSALFASRFRECAARALLLPRRHPGRRSPLWQQRQRAAQLLEVARKYPDFPVVLETVRECLQDVYDVPALVELMAGVAQRRIRVLETETARPSPFAASLLFGYVGAFMYEGDSPLAERRAAALSLDSSLLAELLGRVELRELLDPEVIAATGRQLQHLSEDRAARDAEAVADLLRLLGPLTEEEVAARADVADGKNVAGWLEGLRAARRALTVSFAGRSWWVAIEDIGRLRDGVGAPVPLGVPATFTQEVADPLGELLSRYARTRTPFTTAEAAGRFGLGLRVTADVLGRLAADGRLVRGDFVAAPAVGAGGEQWCDVEVLRILRRRSLAALRAQVEPVSTAAYGRFLPAWHRVGATPGEAGHSGVEGLASVIDQLAGARIPASALEPLVLAPRVRDYTPAMLDELLATGEVTWSGCGSISGSDGWVALHPSDSAPLTLGAPAEIDLTDAHRAILDTLAGGGAYFFRQLEQGQAGSAELKAALWELIWAGRVTGDTFAPVRALLSGTGARKRSAPAHRAQRPPRLSRYSVAHAQHRAADPTVAGRWSALPAPEPDSTLRAHYQAELLLGRHGVVTRGAVGAENVAGGFATLYKVLSSFEDAGRCQRGYFVESLGGAQFAVASTVDRLRAFSDGVDPERPEYRAVALAAADPANPYGAALPWPSASEGARPGRKAGAMVVLVDGGLGWFLERGGRSLLTFTDDPAAHRAAATALADLVAARRVASLLVERVDGAPALQPGDGGPGPVVDALSEAGFARTPRGMRLR, from the coding sequence GTGAGCGCTCACAGTGATCCCGCGCCGACCGACCCGCTGGGCCGGTTCAGCGCGGTCACGCGGGAGTGGTTCGCCAGCACCTTCACCCAGCCGACCACCGCACAGGCGCAGGCCTGGAAGGCCATCGCCGACGGCGACAACACCCTCGTCATCGCGCCGACCGGATCGGGCAAGACGCTGGCGGCGTTCCTGTGGGCGCTCGACAGCCTCGCCGCCGCGCCCGACCGGCCGGCCGGCACCCGCGTCCTCTACGTGTCCCCGCTCAAGGCACTGGCCGTCGACGTCGAACGCAACCTGCGCACCCCGCTGGCCGGCCTCACCCGGATCGCCGAGCACCGAGGTGTGCGGCCGCCCGCCATCAGCGTCGGGGTGCGCTCCGGGGACACCCCGCCCGCCGAGCGCCGCCAGCTCATCGCCCGTCCGCCCGACGTGCTCATCACCACGCCGGAGTCGCTGTTCTTGATGCTCACCTCCGCCGCGCGCGAAACCCTGGCCGGCGTGCAGACGGTGATCGTCGACGAGATCCACGCCATCGCCGGCGGCAAGCGGGGCGCCCACCTGGCCCTCTCCCTCGAGCGGCTCGACGAGCTGCGCCACACAATGGCGCAGGCGCGGCCCGCCCAGCGCATCGGGCTGTCGGCGACCGTCCGTCCGCCCGAGGAGCTGGCCCGGTTCCTGTCCGGCCAGCAACCCACGACCATCGTCGCTCCCGCCTCCGCCAAGACCGTCGACCTCAGTGTCCAGGTGCCGGTGCCCGACATGGCCAACCTGGCCGACAACAGCATCTGGCCCGACGTCGAGGCGCGCCTGGTGGACCTGATCGAGGCGCACAACTCGACCATCGTGTTCGCCAATTCGCGCCGGCTGGCCGAGCGGCTCACCGCCCGCCTCAACGAGATCCACGCCGAGCGCAACGGGCTCGGCCCCGGGGCCGAGCCCACCAATCCAAAGGTGGCCGGCGGCGCGCCGGCCCACATCATGGGCAGCGGGCAGACCTACGGCGCCGAGCCGATCCTGGCGCGCGCCCACCACGGATCGGTCAGCAAGGAGCAGCGCGCGCTGGTGGAAGACGACCTCAAGCGCGGGCTGCTCAAGGCGGTGGTGGCCACGTCCAGCCTGGAGTTGGGCATCGACATGGGGGCGGTCGACCTGGTGATCCAGGTGGAGGCGCCGCCGTCGGTGGCCAGCGGCCTGCAGCGCATCGGTCGGGCCGGCCATCAGGTCGGCGAGGTCTCCCGCGGGATACTGTTCCCCAAGCACCGCACCGACCTGATCGGGTGCGCGGTGACCGTGCAGCGGATGTTGGCCGGCCAGATCGAGACGATGCGGGTTCCCGCCAACCCGCTCGACATCCTCGCCCAGCACACCGTCGCGGCGGCAGCCCTCGAACCGCTGGACGCCGACCGGTGGTTCGACACCGTGCGCCGGAGCGCCCCGTTCGCCACGCTGCCGCGCAGCGTGTACGAAGCCACCCTGGACCTGCTGAGCGGCAAGTACCCCTCCACCGACTTCGCCGAGCTGCGCCCCCGGCTGGTCTACGACCGCGACACGGGCACCCTGACCGCACGGCCCGGCGCCCAACGCCTGGCGGTCACCTCCGGCGGGGCCATCCCCGACCGCGGGATGTTCACCGTCTACCTCGCCACCGACTCCGAGAAGCCGTCGCGGGTGGGCGAGCTCGACGAGGAGATGGTCTACGAGTCCCGGCCCGGTGACGTCATCTCGCTGGGGGCGACCAGCTGGCGGATCACCGAGATCACCCACGACCGGGTGCTGGTGATCCCCGCGCCCGGTCAGCCCGCCCGGTTGCCGTTCTGGCGCGGCGACGACGCCGGCCGCCCGGCCGAGCTGGGCGCGGCCCTGGGCGCGTTCACCGGTGAGCTGGCGGGCCTGGGCCGCGACGCCTTCGACCGTCGTTGCGCGGAGTTGGGCTTCGACGCGTACGCGACCGACAACCTGTGGCGCCTGCTCGACGAGCAGCGCACCGCGGCCGGGGTGGTCCCCACCGACACCACCCTGTTGGTGGAGCGGTTCCGCGACGAGCTGGGCGACTGGCGGGTGATCCTGCACTCGCCGTACGGGTTGCGCGTGCACGGGCCGCTCGCCCTGGCGGTCGGCCGGCGGCTGCGCGAGCGCTACGGCATCGACGAGAAGCCGACAGCCTCCGACGACGGCATCGTCGTGCGGCTGCCCGACACTTTCTCCGACGCCGGCACGGACGCCCCACCGGGCGCCGAACTCTTCGTCTTCGACGCCGACGAGATGGACCCGCTCGTCACCGCCGAGGTGGGCGGTTCGGCGCTGTTCGCGTCGCGCTTCCGCGAGTGCGCTGCCCGAGCCCTGCTGCTGCCGCGCCGGCACCCCGGCCGCCGGTCGCCGCTGTGGCAACAGCGCCAGCGCGCGGCCCAGCTGCTGGAGGTCGCGCGCAAGTATCCCGACTTCCCGGTGGTGCTGGAGACCGTCCGGGAATGCCTGCAGGACGTCTACGACGTTCCGGCCCTGGTGGAGCTGATGGCCGGCGTCGCGCAGCGCCGGATTCGGGTGCTGGAAACCGAGACGGCCCGACCGTCGCCGTTCGCGGCGTCGCTGCTGTTCGGCTATGTCGGCGCATTCATGTACGAGGGCGACTCGCCGCTGGCCGAGCGCCGGGCCGCGGCGCTCTCGCTCGACAGCTCGCTGCTCGCCGAGCTGCTGGGGCGGGTCGAGCTGCGGGAGCTCCTGGATCCCGAGGTGATCGCCGCGACCGGGCGGCAGCTGCAGCACCTTTCCGAGGACCGGGCCGCCCGCGACGCCGAGGCGGTGGCCGACCTGCTGCGGCTGCTCGGACCGCTGACCGAGGAGGAGGTGGCCGCCCGCGCTGACGTCGCCGACGGAAAAAACGTTGCCGGCTGGCTGGAGGGTCTGCGCGCCGCCCGGCGGGCGCTGACGGTGTCGTTCGCCGGGCGTAGCTGGTGGGTGGCCATCGAGGACATCGGCCGGCTGCGCGACGGCGTCGGGGCGCCCGTCCCGCTGGGCGTGCCGGCGACGTTCACCCAGGAGGTGGCCGACCCGCTCGGCGAGCTGCTGAGCCGCTACGCGCGCACGCGCACGCCTTTCACCACGGCGGAGGCCGCCGGCCGGTTCGGCCTCGGGCTTCGGGTGACGGCCGACGTGTTGGGCCGGCTGGCCGCCGACGGCCGTTTGGTTCGCGGCGATTTCGTCGCGGCTCCCGCGGTCGGCGCCGGGGGCGAGCAGTGGTGCGACGTCGAGGTGCTGCGGATTCTGCGGCGCCGCTCGCTGGCGGCACTGCGGGCCCAGGTGGAGCCCGTCAGCACCGCCGCCTACGGGCGTTTCCTGCCGGCCTGGCATCGCGTCGGGGCCACGCCAGGCGAGGCCGGGCACTCGGGGGTCGAGGGCCTGGCCTCGGTGATCGACCAGCTGGCCGGCGCCCGGATCCCGGCGTCGGCGCTCGAGCCGCTGGTGCTGGCGCCGCGGGTGCGCGACTACACCCCGGCGATGCTCGACGAGCTGCTGGCGACCGGCGAGGTCACCTGGTCGGGTTGCGGCTCGATCTCCGGCAGCGACGGCTGGGTGGCGCTGCACCCCAGCGATTCGGCGCCGCTGACGCTCGGCGCGCCGGCCGAGATCGACCTCACCGACGCCCACCGCGCGATCCTGGACACGCTGGCCGGAGGCGGCGCGTACTTCTTCCGGCAGCTCGAGCAGGGTCAGGCCGGATCGGCCGAACTCAAGGCCGCGCTCTGGGAGCTGATCTGGGCCGGCCGGGTCACCGGCGACACCTTCGCCCCGGTGCGCGCCCTGCTGAGTGGAACGGGCGCCCGCAAGCGCTCCGCCCCGGCCCACCGGGCGCAGCGCCCGCCGCGGCTGAGCCGCTACAGCGTCGCGCACGCCCAGCACCGCGCCGCCGACCCGACCGTCGCGGGCCGCTGGTCGGCCCTGCCCGCCCCGGAACCCGACTCGACGCTGCGCGCCCACTACCAGGCCGAGCTGTTGCTGGGCCGGCACGGCGTGGTCACCCGGGGCGCGGTGGGCGCCGAGAACGTCGCCGGCGGGTTCGCGACCCTGTACAAGGTGCTGAGCTCGTTCGAGGACGCCGGCCGGTGCCAGCGCGGATACTTCGTCGAGTCGCTGGGCGGGGCGCAGTTCGCCGTCGCGTCCACCGTCGACCGGCTGCGTGCCTTCTCCGACGGGGTCGACCCGGAGCGACCGGAATACCGGGCGGTCGCGCTCGCCGCCGCCGACCCCGCCAACCCCTACGGCGCCGCGCTGCCGTGGCCGTCCGCGAGCGAAGGCGCGCGGCCGGGCCGCAAAGCCGGGGCGATGGTCGTGCTCGTCGACGGCGGCCTGGGCTGGTTCCTCGAGCGCGGCGGGCGGTCGCTGCTGACCTTCACCGACGATCCCGCCGCCCACCGGGCCGCGGCCACGGCGCTCGCCGACCTGGTCGCCGCGCGGCGCGTCGCCTCCCTGCTCGTGGAGCGCGTCGACGGGGCGCCGGCCCTGCAACCGGGCGACGGCGGCCCGGGCCCGGTCGTCGACGCGCTGTCGGAGGCCGGGTTCGCCCGGACCCCGCGCGGGATGAGGCTCCGGTGA
- a CDS encoding STAS domain-containing protein translates to MEKAMSVAQSWPQGRTAQFGARFDAAGTVITVDGELDASNADQLAAYVQHSVSRCRRVILDLRGLEFIGTAGFSSLHRINVVCSGAQVQWAMVPSPAVSRLLRICDPDGTLPVTTPSQEPLLPKVRAEFGQQDTLLELVPQAR, encoded by the coding sequence ATGGAGAAAGCAATGTCTGTGGCTCAATCCTGGCCGCAAGGCCGCACCGCTCAGTTCGGGGCCCGCTTCGACGCGGCGGGCACGGTGATCACCGTCGACGGTGAGCTCGACGCCTCCAACGCCGATCAGCTCGCCGCGTACGTGCAGCACAGCGTGAGCCGCTGCCGCCGCGTGATCCTGGACCTGCGAGGCCTGGAATTCATTGGCACCGCGGGCTTTTCGTCACTGCACCGGATCAACGTCGTATGCTCGGGCGCGCAGGTCCAGTGGGCCATGGTGCCCAGCCCGGCCGTGTCGAGGTTGTTGCGCATCTGCGACCCGGACGGCACCCTGCCGGTGACGACGCCCTCGCAGGAGCCCCTGCTGCCGAAGGTCCGGGCCGAGTTCGGGCAGCAGGACACGCTACTCGAGCTGGTCCCGCAGGCGCGTTAG
- the usfY gene encoding protein UsfY: protein MGDTYHDPIDHLRTTRPLAGESLIDVLHWPGYLLVVTGVTGTCASLAGFGSGHGHEGMTAGLIAIVVTVLGLLWVTVEHRRIRKIADRWYAEHPEVPRQRLAS, encoded by the coding sequence ATGGGAGACACGTATCACGACCCCATCGACCATCTGCGAACAACGCGTCCGCTCGCCGGCGAGTCCCTGATCGACGTGCTGCACTGGCCCGGCTACCTGCTCGTCGTGACGGGCGTGACCGGCACCTGTGCCAGCCTGGCGGGCTTCGGCAGCGGGCATGGGCACGAGGGCATGACCGCGGGCCTGATCGCGATCGTCGTCACCGTGCTGGGCCTGCTGTGGGTGACGGTCGAACACCGGCGAATCCGCAAAATCGCGGATCGCTGGTATGCCGAGCACCCCGAGGTTCCCCGGCAGCGCCTGGCCAGCTGA
- a CDS encoding RNA polymerase sigma factor SigF, which translates to MTARAAGGSVSRPNEYADVPDMFRELATVAPDSMEFQRQRDKIVERCLPLADHIARRFEGRGEPRDDLVQVARVGLVNAVVRFDVGAGTDFVSFAVPTIMGEVRRHFRDNSWSVKVPRRLKELHLRLGTATAELSQRLGRAPTATELAAELGMDRAEVVEGLVAGSSYNTLSIDSGGGGDDDEVRAIADTLGDVDTGLDRIEDRESLRPMLEALPERERTVLVLRFFESMTQTQIAERVGISQMHVSRLLAKSLTRLRDQLE; encoded by the coding sequence GTGACGGCGCGAGCTGCCGGAGGTTCGGTCTCACGACCGAACGAGTACGCCGACGTCCCGGACATGTTCCGGGAGTTGGCCACTGTCGCACCCGACTCGATGGAATTCCAGCGCCAGCGGGACAAGATCGTCGAGCGGTGCCTGCCGCTGGCCGACCACATCGCCCGCCGCTTCGAGGGCCGGGGGGAGCCCCGCGACGACCTCGTCCAGGTCGCGCGCGTCGGGCTGGTCAACGCGGTGGTCCGCTTTGACGTCGGCGCCGGCACGGACTTCGTGTCCTTCGCGGTGCCGACGATCATGGGGGAGGTCCGCCGCCACTTCCGCGACAACAGCTGGTCGGTCAAGGTGCCGCGGCGACTCAAGGAGCTGCACCTGCGGCTGGGCACCGCCACGGCCGAGCTGTCGCAGCGGCTCGGCCGCGCGCCCACCGCGACGGAGCTGGCCGCGGAGCTGGGTATGGACCGCGCCGAGGTCGTCGAGGGCCTGGTGGCGGGAAGCTCCTACAACACCCTGTCCATCGACAGCGGGGGCGGGGGCGACGACGACGAGGTCCGGGCCATTGCCGACACCCTGGGCGACGTTGACACCGGATTGGACCGGATCGAGGACCGCGAGTCGCTACGCCCGATGCTCGAGGCGCTTCCCGAGCGGGAGCGAACGGTGCTGGTGCTCAGGTTCTTCGAGTCGATGACTCAGACGCAGATCGCCGAACGGGTCGGGATCTCCCAGATGCACGTGTCGCGGCTGCTGGCCAAATCGCTAACGCGCCTGCGGGACCAGCTCGAGTAG
- a CDS encoding acetyl/propionyl/methylcrotonyl-CoA carboxylase subunit alpha, translated as MASHASSRIAKVLVANRGEIAVRVIRAARDAGLPSVAVYAEPDADAPHVRLADEAFALGGQTSAESYLDFGKLLDAARKSGANAIHPGYGFLSENADFAQAVIDAGLIWIGPSPQSIRDLGDKVTARHIAARAQAPLVPGTPDPVKDADEVVAFAEEYGVPIAIKAAFGGGGKGMKVARTVAEIPELYESAVREATAAFGRGECFVERYLDKPRHVEAQVIADQHGNVVVAGTRDCSLQRRFQKLVEEAPAPFLTDAQRKEIHESAKRICKEAHYYGAGTVEYLVGQDGLISFLEVNTRLQVEHPVTEETAGIDLVLQQFKIANGEKLDLTEDPTPRGHAIEFRINGEDAGRGFLPAPGPVSKFHPPAGPGVRLDSGVETGSVIGGQFDSMLAKLIVYGADRNEALARARRALDEFEIEGLATVIPFHRAVVSDPAFIGDENGFAVHTRWIETEWNNTVEPFTASEPLDEDDARPRQKVVVEVDGRRLEVSLPGDLALTDGSAGSAGQAGVIRKKPKPRKRGSHAGATASGDAVTAPMQGTVVKVAVEEGQEVSTGDLVVVLEAMKMENPVTAHKDGTITGLAVEAGAAITQGTVLAEIK; from the coding sequence GTGGCCAGTCACGCCAGCTCGAGGATCGCCAAAGTGCTCGTCGCAAACCGCGGCGAAATCGCTGTCCGGGTGATCCGCGCGGCCCGCGACGCGGGCCTGCCCAGCGTGGCGGTGTACGCCGAGCCCGACGCCGACGCGCCGCACGTGCGGCTGGCCGACGAGGCGTTCGCCCTGGGCGGTCAGACGTCCGCGGAGTCCTACCTGGATTTCGGCAAGCTCCTTGACGCCGCGCGCAAGTCCGGCGCCAACGCCATCCACCCCGGCTACGGCTTCCTCTCCGAGAACGCCGACTTCGCCCAGGCCGTGATCGACGCCGGCCTGATCTGGATCGGGCCGAGCCCGCAGTCCATCCGCGACCTCGGCGACAAGGTCACCGCCCGCCACATCGCGGCCCGCGCGCAGGCGCCGCTGGTGCCCGGCACCCCCGACCCGGTCAAGGACGCCGACGAGGTGGTGGCGTTCGCCGAGGAGTACGGCGTGCCGATCGCGATCAAGGCGGCGTTCGGCGGCGGCGGCAAGGGCATGAAGGTGGCCCGCACCGTCGCCGAGATCCCCGAGCTGTACGAATCGGCCGTGCGCGAGGCGACGGCCGCGTTCGGCCGCGGGGAGTGCTTCGTCGAGCGCTACCTCGACAAGCCCCGCCACGTCGAGGCCCAGGTGATCGCCGATCAGCACGGCAACGTCGTCGTCGCGGGCACCCGCGACTGCTCGCTGCAACGCCGCTTCCAGAAGCTCGTCGAGGAGGCTCCGGCGCCGTTCTTGACCGACGCGCAGCGCAAGGAGATCCACGAGTCGGCCAAGCGGATCTGCAAGGAGGCGCACTACTACGGCGCCGGCACGGTCGAGTACCTCGTCGGTCAGGACGGCCTGATCTCCTTCCTCGAGGTCAACACCCGCCTCCAGGTCGAGCACCCGGTCACCGAGGAGACCGCGGGCATCGACCTGGTGTTGCAGCAGTTCAAGATCGCCAACGGCGAGAAGCTCGACCTCACCGAGGATCCGACGCCGCGCGGCCACGCCATCGAGTTCCGGATCAACGGCGAGGACGCCGGCCGCGGCTTCCTGCCGGCCCCCGGCCCGGTGAGCAAGTTCCACCCGCCGGCCGGCCCCGGCGTGCGGCTGGACTCGGGCGTCGAGACCGGCTCGGTGATCGGCGGCCAGTTCGACTCGATGCTGGCCAAGCTGATCGTGTACGGCGCCGACCGCAACGAGGCCTTGGCCCGCGCCCGGCGCGCGCTCGACGAGTTCGAAATCGAGGGCCTCGCCACGGTCATCCCGTTCCACCGTGCGGTCGTGTCCGACCCGGCGTTCATCGGCGACGAGAACGGCTTCGCCGTGCACACCCGCTGGATCGAGACCGAGTGGAACAACACCGTCGAGCCGTTCACCGCCTCCGAACCCCTCGACGAGGACGACGCCCGGCCCCGCCAGAAGGTCGTCGTCGAGGTCGACGGCCGCCGGCTCGAGGTGTCGCTGCCCGGTGACCTGGCGCTCACAGATGGTTCAGCCGGCTCCGCTGGCCAAGCCGGCGTCATCCGCAAGAAGCCGAAGCCGCGCAAGCGCGGGTCGCACGCGGGCGCGACGGCCTCCGGTGACGCGGTGACGGCGCCGATGCAGGGCACGGTCGTCAAGGTCGCGGTCGAGGAGGGCCAGGAGGTGTCCACCGGCGACCTCGTGGTGGTCCTCGAGGCGATGAAGATGGAGAACCCGGTCACCGCGCACAAGGACGGCACGATCACCGGACTCGCCGTCGAGGCGGGCGCCGCCATCACTCAGGGCACGGTGCTCGCCGAGATCAAGTGA
- a CDS encoding ATP-binding protein yields MTDAGSRANQRQRGHRAVELHVAARLENLAMLRTLVGAIGTFEDLDFDAVADLRLAVDEVCTRLIRSATPDATLVVVVDPHDDELIVEASAACDTHDVVAPGSFSWHVLTSLADDVQTFHDGREPNETGSIFGIKLTARRAASSR; encoded by the coding sequence ATGACCGATGCGGGATCGCGCGCCAACCAACGTCAACGCGGCCACCGGGCCGTCGAGCTGCATGTCGCGGCACGGCTGGAGAACCTGGCGATGCTGCGCACGTTGGTCGGCGCGATCGGCACCTTCGAGGACCTCGACTTCGACGCCGTGGCCGACCTCCGCCTCGCGGTCGACGAGGTGTGCACCCGGCTCATCCGCTCGGCAACCCCGGACGCCACGCTCGTCGTCGTGGTGGACCCGCATGACGACGAACTGATCGTCGAGGCGTCGGCGGCGTGCGACACCCACGACGTGGTGGCCCCCGGCAGCTTCAGTTGGCACGTCCTGACCTCGTTGGCCGACGACGTCCAGACCTTCCACGACGGGCGCGAACCCAACGAAACCGGCAGCATCTTCGGTATCAAGCTGACGGCGCGACGGGCGGCCTCCAGCAGGTGA